A window of Candidatus Kinetoplastibacterium crithidii (ex Angomonas deanei ATCC 30255) contains these coding sequences:
- the gshB gene encoding glutathione synthase, translating to MHVLFIIDPLISLSAYKDTSVSIMISLISRGYDVSVATQTDLFIDPNGEVIVSAKKLFLKDNINLSSNDWFITDSVCVEIINIFDIVLVRKDPPFDMEYFYLTHILEIAKNKGVKIINDPTSLRNYSEKLSILNFPELIMPTLVSSNINELKKFCFFYNDIILKPLDGMGGSGIFRLKKDDPNLNVILETSTNNAQRTVMVQKYIPEITQGDKRVILINNKIVPYCLARIPKKGESRGNLAVGGHGVAQLLSESDIKIAESVGSFLEGKGLSLVGLDIIGKSLTEINVTSPTCFVEITNSTKFDVAGMFIDYLESIL from the coding sequence ATGCATGTATTATTCATTATAGATCCGTTGATTTCTCTTTCTGCTTATAAAGATACTTCTGTATCTATAATGATTTCTTTAATTTCACGTGGGTACGATGTTAGCGTTGCTACTCAAACAGATTTATTTATAGATCCTAATGGTGAAGTTATAGTTAGTGCTAAAAAGTTATTCTTAAAAGACAATATAAACCTAAGTAGTAATGATTGGTTTATTACTGACTCTGTATGTGTAGAGATCATTAATATCTTTGATATTGTTTTAGTTAGAAAAGATCCTCCTTTTGATATGGAGTATTTTTATTTAACTCATATATTAGAGATAGCTAAGAACAAAGGTGTAAAGATTATTAATGATCCTACATCTCTTAGGAATTACTCTGAAAAATTATCTATTTTAAATTTTCCAGAGTTGATTATGCCCACTTTAGTATCTAGCAATATTAATGAATTGAAAAAATTTTGTTTTTTCTATAATGATATTATATTAAAACCATTGGATGGCATGGGAGGATCTGGGATATTTAGATTAAAAAAAGACGATCCTAATTTAAATGTTATATTAGAAACTTCTACTAATAATGCTCAACGTACTGTAATGGTGCAGAAATATATTCCTGAAATAACACAAGGTGATAAAAGGGTAATTTTAATAAACAATAAAATAGTTCCTTATTGTCTTGCTAGAATTCCTAAAAAAGGTGAAAGTAGGGGAAACTTAGCTGTTGGTGGTCATGGAGTTGCACAACTTCTTTCTGAATCTGATATTAAAATTGCTGAATCAGTTGGATCTTTTTTAGAAGGTAAAGGATTGTCTCTAGTTGGTCTAGATATTATAGGTAAATCTCTTACAGAGATTAATGTAACCAGTCCTACGTGTTTTGTTGAAATTACTAATAGCACTAAATTTGATGTTGCTGGAATGTTTATAGATTATTTGGAGAGTATTTTATAG
- a CDS encoding bifunctional riboflavin kinase/FAD synthetase has product MHTYKNKKCNSANQACAITIGNFDGVHLGHQKLFQKLVQKASIYNMTPSALTFHPHSREYFKQNKISRIYNTRDKIKLITKHGMNQIMIQRFDDIINIEADLFIDYFLIRKLNMKLLIIGENFRFGYQRQGDLELLKKASTKYGFQLYTIEDVNNNITGSIVSSSKLRDLLKKSDLETSRRLLGRIFGISGHVIHGKKIGRKLGFPTMNINVPQNYALEKGVYIVRVYGLKNKILPGVANLGIRESIEINGSLLLEIHLIDDNIDAYGKIIYIEFLKKIRNEEKFTNIKSLINAISNDIKNARSYFANNGL; this is encoded by the coding sequence TTGCATACCTACAAAAATAAAAAATGTAACAGTGCGAATCAAGCATGCGCAATTACAATCGGAAACTTTGATGGAGTTCATTTAGGTCATCAAAAACTTTTTCAAAAATTAGTGCAAAAAGCTTCGATCTACAACATGACACCTTCTGCTCTTACGTTTCATCCTCATTCTCGTGAATATTTTAAGCAAAATAAAATATCTAGAATTTATAATACTAGAGACAAAATAAAGCTTATAACAAAGCATGGCATGAATCAAATAATGATTCAAAGATTTGACGATATAATTAATATTGAAGCAGATTTATTCATAGATTATTTTTTAATAAGAAAGCTTAATATGAAACTGCTTATAATAGGAGAAAACTTTCGATTTGGTTACCAACGTCAAGGTGACCTAGAATTATTAAAAAAAGCATCCACTAAATATGGTTTTCAACTATATACAATTGAAGATGTAAATAATAATATAACTGGAAGCATTGTATCCAGTTCAAAATTAAGAGATTTGTTAAAAAAATCAGACTTAGAAACATCTAGAAGATTACTAGGCAGAATATTCGGAATAAGTGGTCATGTAATACATGGAAAAAAAATAGGAAGAAAACTAGGCTTTCCAACAATGAACATAAATGTTCCTCAGAATTATGCATTAGAAAAAGGAGTATATATCGTCAGAGTATATGGCCTAAAAAATAAAATATTACCAGGAGTTGCTAATCTTGGTATACGAGAGAGCATAGAAATAAATGGGTCTTTGCTATTAGAAATTCATCTTATAGATGATAATATAGATGCTTATGGAAAAATCATTTATATAGAGTTTTTAAAAAAAATTCGCAATGAAGAGAAATTTACTAATATCAAATCTTTGATAAATGCAATTTCAAATGATATAAAAAACGCACGTTCTTACTTTGCTAACAATGGACTATAA
- the ileS gene encoding isoleucine--tRNA ligase: MDYKNTLNLLDTSFQMRGNLPKKEPEWLKKWEDQNIYNVIRKSCQGRQKFTLHDGPPYANGNIHLGHAVNKVLKDIIIKSKTMSGYDAHYIPGWDCHGMPIEIQIEKKFGKHLSTKEIQNKARLYAKEQIEKQKQEFKRLGVLGNWNNPYLTMNFKNEANEIRVLKRIMESGFVFRGLRPINWCFDCKSALAEAEIEYYDKKDDAIYVAFKSASTEKLSEIFNYNINICSAIIWTTTPWTIPANQFLSVHPELDYALIETNSDKKILSNIIIAKDRVNYFLEQTNLKGNVLSIVKGVKLENHTFLHPLFNLHDSYNRTSPVLMGKYVTTDTGTGIVHSAPAHGLDDFNVFKKNGFTDSDILDLITEYGTFISEVPFLENISIWDANQKIIEMLLENETLVKQEIYEHSYMHCWRHKTPVIFKSTHQWFAGLDIKSDNNKTIREIALDNIEKTTFYPSWGKDRLKAMIANRPDWTISRQRQWGVPMALLLNKDSKNIHPDTISLLETIAQKIEISGIEEWQNIDCNHLIDKKNAEQYEKSNDTLDVWFDSGSTHLTVIGGKDNEFNGTHSKELEWPADLYLEGSDQHRGWFHSSLLIGCMLYKQAPYKALLTHGFVVDGQGKKMSKSLGNIVSPQKICDSLGADILRLWIASADYSSELSISKEILDRTVESYRRIRNTIRFLLLNISDFDHKNNYVEYSNLFEIDKYALVLTSKIQEEILQYYEKYEFHKIVSKIQKFCSEDLGSFYLDILKDRLYTTPVNSLARRSAQTALLEITKILLKTVAPILSFTSEEAWEELANSTIPSLKNEYDAVTIFTQLFQKLDVEKDFYLYDKWSSIRKIRDIVQRKLEEARTNGEIGSSLQAEIDIYMNHHDKEILESLKSDLHFIFIVSKTNLFDSLEQETTIIVRTSKNKKCERCWHWREDVGVDTKHKNICNRCIQNLFENGEKRNKA; encoded by the coding sequence ATGGACTATAAAAATACACTTAACTTATTAGATACATCTTTCCAAATGCGTGGCAATTTGCCAAAAAAAGAGCCTGAATGGCTTAAAAAATGGGAAGACCAAAACATATATAATGTTATTAGAAAATCTTGTCAAGGAAGACAGAAATTCACATTACACGATGGACCGCCTTATGCAAACGGAAATATCCATTTAGGGCATGCTGTCAATAAAGTTCTCAAAGACATCATAATTAAAAGCAAAACTATGTCAGGATATGATGCCCACTACATTCCAGGTTGGGACTGCCATGGTATGCCGATAGAAATACAAATAGAAAAAAAATTTGGCAAGCATTTATCGACTAAAGAGATTCAAAACAAAGCTAGGTTATATGCTAAAGAACAAATAGAAAAACAAAAACAAGAATTTAAACGCTTAGGAGTACTTGGAAACTGGAACAATCCATATTTGACTATGAATTTCAAAAATGAAGCAAATGAAATTCGTGTATTAAAAAGAATAATGGAATCAGGATTTGTTTTTCGAGGACTCAGACCCATAAATTGGTGTTTTGACTGTAAATCAGCCTTAGCAGAGGCTGAAATAGAATATTATGATAAAAAAGACGATGCTATATATGTAGCTTTCAAGTCTGCTAGCACAGAAAAATTATCTGAAATATTTAATTATAATATTAATATATGCTCCGCTATAATATGGACTACAACACCATGGACAATACCTGCGAATCAATTTCTAAGTGTTCATCCTGAACTAGACTATGCTCTAATAGAAACAAATTCAGATAAGAAAATATTATCAAATATAATAATAGCCAAAGATAGAGTTAACTATTTTCTAGAACAAACAAATCTAAAAGGAAATGTATTATCAATAGTAAAAGGTGTGAAATTAGAAAACCATACTTTTTTACATCCATTGTTTAATTTACATGATTCTTATAATCGCACATCACCTGTCTTAATGGGCAAATATGTAACTACAGATACTGGAACCGGTATAGTGCATTCAGCGCCAGCACATGGCTTAGATGACTTTAATGTCTTTAAGAAAAATGGATTTACAGACTCAGATATTCTTGATCTTATTACAGAATACGGTACTTTTATATCTGAAGTTCCTTTCCTAGAAAATATATCTATTTGGGATGCAAATCAAAAAATTATTGAAATGCTATTAGAAAATGAGACTCTAGTAAAACAGGAAATATATGAGCATAGTTATATGCATTGCTGGCGCCATAAAACACCAGTTATTTTCAAATCTACTCATCAATGGTTTGCTGGACTAGATATAAAATCAGACAATAACAAAACGATACGAGAAATTGCTCTAGATAATATTGAAAAAACTACTTTTTATCCATCTTGGGGTAAAGACAGGCTAAAAGCTATGATTGCCAATAGACCTGATTGGACAATTTCAAGACAACGACAATGGGGGGTGCCTATGGCTTTATTATTAAATAAAGATTCTAAAAACATACACCCGGATACCATATCATTATTAGAAACAATAGCACAGAAAATAGAAATTAGTGGAATTGAAGAATGGCAAAATATTGATTGCAACCATCTTATTGATAAAAAAAATGCCGAGCAATACGAAAAAAGCAATGACACTCTAGATGTTTGGTTCGATTCTGGATCAACTCATTTAACTGTTATAGGTGGCAAAGATAATGAATTTAATGGCACTCATTCTAAAGAATTAGAATGGCCAGCTGACCTATATTTAGAAGGATCTGATCAACATCGAGGATGGTTTCATTCTTCCTTATTAATTGGATGTATGCTATATAAACAAGCTCCTTATAAAGCACTTCTAACTCATGGATTTGTTGTAGATGGCCAGGGAAAAAAAATGAGTAAATCTTTGGGGAATATAGTTTCTCCCCAAAAAATATGTGATTCACTAGGTGCTGATATACTAAGGCTTTGGATTGCTAGTGCAGACTACTCTAGCGAACTATCCATTTCTAAAGAAATTCTTGATAGAACAGTAGAAAGTTATAGACGCATACGAAATACAATACGATTTTTACTATTAAATATATCTGATTTTGATCATAAGAATAACTACGTAGAATATTCCAATCTGTTTGAAATAGATAAGTATGCATTAGTTTTAACATCAAAAATTCAAGAAGAAATCTTACAATATTATGAAAAATATGAATTTCATAAAATAGTTTCAAAAATACAAAAATTTTGCTCAGAGGATTTAGGGTCTTTCTACTTAGATATATTGAAAGATAGGTTGTATACAACTCCTGTCAATAGTTTAGCACGTAGATCTGCTCAAACTGCATTGTTGGAGATTACAAAAATTTTGCTAAAAACTGTAGCACCAATTCTTTCATTTACATCTGAAGAAGCATGGGAAGAATTAGCTAATTCAACAATACCATCTTTAAAAAATGAATATGATGCAGTAACTATATTTACACAATTATTTCAAAAATTAGATGTAGAAAAAGATTTCTATCTCTATGATAAATGGTCTTCCATAAGAAAAATTAGAGATATTGTTCAAAGAAAATTAGAAGAAGCTAGGACCAATGGAGAAATAGGATCATCTTTACAAGCAGAAATAGATATATATATGAATCATCATGACAAAGAAATATTAGAGAGCTTAAAATCTGATTTGCATTTTATATTTATTGTATCTAAAACCAACCTTTTCGATTCTCTAGAACAAGAAACAACAATCATTGTTCGAACATCTAAAAATAAAAAATGTGAGCGTTGTTGGCACTGGAGAGAAGATGTTGGCGTTGATACTAAACATAAAAATATTTGTAATAGATGCATTCAAAATTTATTTGAAAATGGTGAAAAACGCAATAAAGCCTAA
- the dut gene encoding dUTP diphosphatase, whose amino-acid sequence MENKYLDQIKNLLSPTIEIKITDNSLQEKLNIPKYQSELAAGIDLYACIENQIEIKPNDKAILISTGIAIHMNNTNMMAIILPRSGLGHNKGLILGNTAGVIDADYSGTIFISVYNRNNAMSNDSISIKPGDRIAQMIFLPILKPTFNIVNDFSEKNNRGDKGFGSTGI is encoded by the coding sequence ATGGAAAATAAATATTTAGACCAAATCAAAAATCTATTATCACCTACAATAGAAATTAAAATAACTGACAATTCTTTGCAAGAAAAATTGAATATACCAAAATACCAGAGTGAACTTGCTGCTGGTATTGACTTATATGCATGTATAGAAAATCAAATCGAAATAAAACCAAATGATAAAGCAATACTTATATCTACTGGTATAGCTATACATATGAATAATACAAATATGATGGCAATCATACTTCCAAGATCTGGCCTTGGTCATAATAAGGGATTAATCCTAGGAAATACAGCTGGAGTAATAGATGCAGATTACTCAGGTACTATATTTATAAGTGTATATAATAGGAATAATGCTATGTCGAATGATTCAATATCCATAAAGCCTGGTGATAGAATAGCACAAATGATATTTTTGCCTATATTAAAACCGACTTTCAATATAGTGAATGATTTTTCAGAAAAAAATAATAGAGGTGACAAAGGTTTTGGTTCTACTGGAATATAA
- the purN gene encoding phosphoribosylglycinamide formyltransferase, with protein sequence MKTYHKNCRFVILISGRGSNMQKIIESCIAEKWPATICAVISNDPSSKGLEWAKSRGIDSISLNHKDFHSRELFDQFLIDKIDEYTPDYVLLAGFMRVLTKGFVDHYNDMLINIHPSLLPSFPGLNTHSKAIEKGVLVHGCTIHFVNANLDDGPIIAQGCLPVLSSDNEDSLSEKVLGIEHKIYPLVVKWLSMGKISIDKSRKVSVEGEKRFIFVDR encoded by the coding sequence GTGAAAACATATCATAAAAATTGTCGTTTTGTTATTTTAATTTCAGGACGTGGTAGTAATATGCAGAAAATAATTGAGTCATGTATTGCTGAAAAATGGCCTGCAACTATTTGTGCGGTCATTTCTAATGACCCTAGTTCGAAAGGACTAGAATGGGCTAAATCTAGAGGTATAGATTCAATTTCTTTAAACCATAAAGATTTTCATAGTCGTGAGCTTTTTGATCAATTTCTAATTGATAAGATAGATGAATACACTCCTGATTATGTTTTATTAGCTGGATTTATGAGGGTTTTAACAAAAGGGTTTGTTGACCATTATAACGATATGCTAATAAATATACATCCGTCTTTGTTGCCTTCTTTCCCTGGTTTAAACACTCATTCTAAGGCCATAGAAAAGGGGGTGCTTGTTCATGGTTGCACCATTCATTTTGTTAATGCCAATTTAGATGATGGCCCAATAATAGCGCAAGGTTGTCTTCCTGTATTATCTAGTGATAATGAAGATAGTCTATCTGAAAAAGTTTTAGGTATTGAGCATAAAATTTATCCTCTGGTTGTTAAATGGCTTTCTATGGGCAAAATTAGCATAGATAAATCAAGGAAGGTAAGTGTTGAAGGAGAGAAAAGATTTATTTTTGTTGACAGATGA
- the coaBC gene encoding bifunctional phosphopantothenoylcysteine decarboxylase/phosphopantothenate--cysteine ligase CoaBC — protein MPTLLKKQIIIGMTGSIACYKVADLVRDLIKEDVLVDIVMTKSAQNFITKTTMQALSGRIIFDDSNNQSNNAMDHINLTREADLMIIVPASANFISKLAHGIADDLLSTMCLARKCPLYVAPAMNKEMWTNPVIQRNVKQLISDGIKIIGPIYGKQACGEEGYGKLVDNENLLIEITSIFQEKLLANKNILITAGPTIEPIDPVRFISNKSSGKMGYAIARSAYESGANVTLITGPTKIKIPNYINVYNINTTDEMYNMVMKLINNIDIFISVAAVADWKVKNYNQKKIKKLHSEYIPEIQLEHNHDILAEVANLEKKPFCVGFAAETDDLKNNAQKKLIKKNLDMIIANIATDVMDSDDSEVILIDSKGSYNIPKANKLEISRILIKEISTRFYNRQ, from the coding sequence ATGCCTACACTTTTAAAAAAACAAATCATTATAGGTATGACAGGCAGTATTGCTTGTTACAAAGTAGCTGACCTAGTTAGAGATCTTATTAAAGAAGATGTCTTAGTTGATATTGTAATGACAAAATCAGCACAAAATTTCATAACTAAAACTACAATGCAGGCGTTGTCAGGAAGAATAATATTTGATGATTCTAACAATCAGTCAAATAATGCTATGGATCATATAAATTTAACAAGAGAAGCTGATTTGATGATTATAGTACCAGCAAGTGCTAATTTTATATCAAAATTAGCACATGGTATAGCTGATGATCTTTTATCAACAATGTGTTTAGCACGAAAATGTCCTTTATATGTTGCGCCTGCAATGAATAAAGAAATGTGGACTAATCCTGTTATTCAAAGAAATGTTAAACAACTTATTTCTGATGGAATAAAAATTATTGGTCCAATATATGGAAAACAAGCTTGTGGTGAAGAAGGTTATGGAAAATTAGTAGATAATGAAAATTTACTAATTGAAATCACATCAATATTTCAAGAAAAATTATTAGCAAATAAGAATATACTCATAACAGCTGGACCAACTATAGAACCAATAGATCCAGTACGTTTTATTAGCAATAAATCTTCTGGAAAAATGGGATATGCCATAGCAAGATCTGCCTATGAATCTGGAGCTAATGTTACTTTAATAACAGGACCAACAAAGATAAAAATACCAAATTATATAAATGTTTATAATATAAACACAACTGATGAAATGTATAATATGGTTATGAAACTAATAAATAATATAGATATATTTATATCTGTTGCTGCTGTTGCTGACTGGAAAGTAAAAAACTATAACCAAAAGAAGATCAAAAAGTTACACAGTGAATATATACCAGAAATACAATTAGAACATAACCATGATATATTAGCTGAAGTTGCCAATTTAGAAAAAAAACCTTTCTGTGTTGGGTTTGCAGCAGAAACTGATGATTTAAAAAATAATGCTCAGAAAAAACTAATTAAAAAGAATTTAGATATGATAATTGCAAATATTGCTACAGATGTCATGGATTCTGATGACTCCGAAGTAATATTAATAGACTCAAAAGGCTCATATAATATACCTAAGGCCAACAAGCTTGAAATATCAAGAATTCTGATAAAAGAAATTTCAACAAGATTTTATAATAGGCAATAA
- the lspA gene encoding signal peptidase II: MIYLPYVCSSKKYIKKIYYFLILLLIFLDQLSKLYIDKTIEYGDRIYVTSCFNLTLIYNWGAAFSLLSNQEGNQKYLFILIGISVSCFILMILNSSNTTKTNNIALAMIMAGTIGNMIDRFYNGYVIDFLLFYWDDFFFPVFNLADVYISIGVILFCFIEIRLLKNKNLSITKKL, from the coding sequence ATGATATATTTACCTTATGTATGTAGTAGTAAGAAGTATATTAAAAAAATCTATTATTTCTTAATACTACTATTAATTTTTTTAGACCAATTAAGTAAATTATACATAGATAAAACTATAGAATATGGCGATAGAATATACGTAACTTCATGTTTTAATTTAACACTAATATACAATTGGGGTGCAGCCTTTAGTTTGCTATCGAATCAAGAAGGAAATCAAAAATACTTGTTTATACTTATAGGTATTAGCGTATCTTGTTTTATACTTATGATATTAAATTCTTCCAATACAACAAAGACAAATAATATAGCTCTTGCAATGATTATGGCAGGAACTATAGGAAATATGATAGATCGTTTTTATAATGGTTACGTTATTGATTTTCTATTGTTTTATTGGGATGATTTTTTCTTTCCAGTTTTTAATCTAGCAGATGTCTATATTTCAATTGGAGTAATTTTATTTTGTTTCATTGAAATAAGATTATTAAAAAATAAAAATCTTTCTATAACAAAAAAGTTATAA
- a CDS encoding HPr family phosphocarrier protein, producing MTIIKSIVLNKKNGLDVSEASKLTKIASQFRSEVFISCDARKVNAKSIMGIMMLAAGTGKNIKIEISGPDSEAAMKALDLFFCDE from the coding sequence ATGACGATTATTAAAAGCATAGTTCTAAATAAGAAAAATGGTTTAGATGTTTCAGAAGCTTCTAAATTGACAAAAATTGCTAGTCAATTTAGAAGTGAAGTTTTTATTTCTTGTGATGCACGTAAAGTAAATGCTAAAAGCATTATGGGAATAATGATGTTGGCAGCAGGAACAGGGAAAAATATTAAGATAGAAATTTCTGGGCCTGATTCTGAAGCAGCAATGAAAGCCTTAGATTTATTTTTTTGTGATGAATAA
- the thrS gene encoding threonine--tRNA ligase, with translation MISVTLPNASQFRYETSISISEVIKDIGLDINTAVVAYISDKNGASKYVDLNFLISENISLKVITIHDTEALEVIRHSTAHLLAYAVKELFPDSRIAIGPVIDNGFYYDISCKHHITLEDLVVIEQKMHELSLKNEPIIREYYSRDNAVELFKTLGEDYKVEIISQIPKDENLTLYREGKFVDLCRGPHVPSNGFLKHFKLLKVSGAYWRGDSKNEMLQRIYGTAWLTKQQQDDYLNMLQEAEKRDHRRISKELDLFHIQEEAPGLVFWHPKGWVIWQEIEKYMRSIYLGNGYKEIKSPQILDISLWKKTGHLDNYSENMFLTHSENKDYALKPMNCPGHIQVFNSSLRSYKDLPIRYGEFGQCHRNEYSGSLHGLMRLRGFTQDDGHIFCTEKDLQNECVDFTKLLQKVYNDFGFKDIVYKVSTRPKKRIGDDNIWDLAEKALMNSLSELGCDFDINPGDGAFYGPKIEYMLKDAIGRNWQCGTIQVDFFMPDRLNAEYVDSCDKRRVPVMLHRAILGSIERFIGVLIEHHAGSLPTWLSPVQVVVCCISEQSEEYAKFVMNDLKNKGFRAVVDLRNEKINRKIREHSLQKIPYVLVVGEKEKNNVTVSVRKLGSNYSILMKNDDFVKQLKNEIKLHNNLSI, from the coding sequence ATGATTTCAGTTACCTTGCCAAATGCTTCTCAATTTAGATATGAAACCAGCATTAGTATTTCAGAAGTTATAAAAGATATTGGCTTGGATATTAATACAGCTGTAGTTGCCTATATAAGCGATAAAAATGGTGCTTCTAAGTACGTAGATTTGAATTTTTTAATATCTGAAAATATCAGTCTGAAAGTAATCACAATACATGATACAGAGGCCTTAGAGGTAATTAGGCATTCTACAGCTCATTTATTAGCATATGCTGTCAAAGAGTTATTTCCTGATTCTAGAATAGCAATAGGTCCTGTTATAGATAATGGTTTTTATTACGATATTAGTTGTAAACATCATATTACCTTGGAAGACTTGGTTGTAATAGAGCAAAAAATGCATGAGTTGTCATTAAAAAATGAGCCTATAATCAGAGAATATTATAGTAGAGATAATGCAGTAGAGCTATTTAAGACATTAGGTGAAGACTATAAAGTAGAAATAATTTCTCAAATACCAAAAGATGAAAATTTGACTTTATATAGAGAGGGAAAGTTTGTTGACTTATGTAGAGGACCTCATGTTCCATCCAATGGTTTCTTAAAACATTTTAAATTATTAAAAGTGTCAGGTGCTTACTGGCGTGGTGATAGCAAAAATGAAATGTTGCAGAGAATATATGGCACAGCTTGGCTTACTAAACAGCAACAAGATGATTATTTAAATATGTTGCAGGAAGCAGAGAAAAGAGATCATAGAAGAATATCTAAGGAATTAGATCTATTTCATATTCAAGAAGAAGCTCCTGGATTAGTTTTCTGGCACCCTAAAGGTTGGGTTATATGGCAGGAGATTGAGAAATATATGAGATCAATATATTTAGGGAATGGTTATAAAGAAATAAAAAGTCCACAAATATTAGATATTTCTCTTTGGAAAAAAACTGGCCATTTAGATAACTATAGTGAGAATATGTTTTTAACACATTCAGAGAATAAAGATTATGCTTTGAAACCAATGAATTGTCCAGGTCATATACAGGTATTTAATTCTAGTTTAAGATCATACAAAGATTTGCCAATTAGATATGGTGAATTTGGGCAGTGTCATCGTAATGAATATTCTGGATCTTTGCACGGATTAATGAGGTTGAGAGGTTTTACTCAGGATGATGGCCATATATTTTGCACGGAAAAAGACTTGCAAAATGAATGTGTAGATTTTACAAAATTATTACAAAAAGTATATAATGACTTTGGTTTTAAGGATATTGTATACAAAGTTTCAACTCGTCCTAAAAAAAGAATTGGCGATGATAATATTTGGGATTTGGCAGAGAAAGCTTTAATGAATAGTCTTAGTGAACTTGGTTGTGATTTTGACATTAATCCAGGTGATGGAGCTTTTTATGGTCCTAAAATAGAGTATATGTTAAAGGATGCAATAGGAAGAAATTGGCAATGTGGTACTATCCAGGTAGATTTTTTTATGCCAGATAGACTTAATGCTGAGTATGTTGATTCATGTGATAAAAGACGTGTTCCTGTTATGTTGCATAGGGCTATTCTAGGTTCTATAGAGCGTTTTATAGGAGTTTTAATTGAACATCATGCTGGCTCATTGCCAACATGGTTATCTCCTGTGCAAGTTGTAGTTTGTTGTATTTCTGAGCAGTCTGAAGAATATGCAAAATTTGTAATGAATGATCTCAAAAACAAAGGTTTTCGTGCTGTTGTTGATTTGCGAAATGAGAAAATTAATCGTAAAATTAGAGAACATAGTTTACAAAAAATACCGTATGTTTTAGTTGTTGGAGAGAAAGAGAAAAATAATGTAACTGTTTCAGTTCGTAAATTAGGATCAAATTATTCAATTCTTATGAAGAATGATGATTTTGTGAAACAATTGAAAAATGAAATTAAATTACATAATAATCTCTCTATTTGA
- the infC gene encoding translation initiation factor IF-3, whose protein sequence is MATEKTSRINNEIRVPEVRLIGIEGEQLGILKISDALRLSEQNEVDLVEIAPNAVPPVCRLMDYGKFKYKEQKRLAEARSKQKIIQVKEVKFRPSTDDGDYNVKLRNLRKFLEDGDKAKVSLRFRGREMAHQDLGMRVLERIRNDLSDHAVVESMPRLEGRQMVMMLSPKKKSA, encoded by the coding sequence ATCGCTACCGAAAAAACTAGTCGCATTAATAATGAAATTCGTGTTCCCGAAGTGCGTCTTATAGGTATAGAAGGGGAACAGTTAGGAATATTGAAGATTTCTGATGCTTTGCGTTTGTCAGAACAGAATGAAGTTGATTTGGTTGAGATAGCTCCTAATGCTGTCCCTCCTGTTTGCAGATTGATGGATTATGGCAAATTCAAGTATAAAGAACAGAAAAGGTTAGCTGAAGCTAGATCAAAACAAAAAATAATCCAGGTAAAAGAGGTTAAATTCAGGCCATCTACAGATGATGGTGATTATAATGTCAAGTTAAGAAATTTACGTAAATTTTTAGAGGATGGAGATAAGGCAAAAGTTTCTTTGCGTTTCCGTGGAAGAGAAATGGCACACCAAGATTTAGGTATGCGTGTTTTAGAAAGAATACGTAATGATCTATCTGATCATGCTGTCGTAGAATCAATGCCAAGATTAGAAGGAAGACAAATGGTTATGATGCTTTCACCAAAGAAAAAAAGTGCTTAG